Proteins co-encoded in one Haloarcula sp. DT43 genomic window:
- a CDS encoding DUF7576 family protein — translation MRLPVPYALGGTYYVETVSVGKRPDDATVRDCVVCGGHVYADEWHLVTGVVDTDGGRQRHHHCSDDCMTDWLRLMAAD, via the coding sequence ATGCGACTGCCCGTGCCGTACGCCCTCGGCGGGACCTACTACGTCGAGACGGTGTCCGTCGGGAAACGCCCCGACGACGCGACGGTCAGGGACTGCGTGGTCTGTGGCGGCCACGTGTACGCCGACGAGTGGCATCTCGTCACCGGCGTGGTGGACACGGACGGCGGCCGGCAGCGCCACCACCACTGCAGCGACGACTGCATGACCGACTGGCTCCGGCTGATGGCGGCCGACTGA